A genomic window from Camelus ferus isolate YT-003-E chromosome X, BCGSAC_Cfer_1.0, whole genome shotgun sequence includes:
- the LOC102512338 gene encoding transcription factor SPT20 homolog — protein MQQAVEGALDRAEYIIESAQQRPPKRKHSSSGQTSLSEKLYDIYVEECEKEPAIPEELRSNVNLLEKLVRRESLPCLVVNLYPGKEGYSLMLKGKNGSFSESIRLPYEEGELLEYLDAEELPPVLVDLLEKSQVNVFHDGCVIAEIRDYRQSSNREPPGYQSRHILLRPTMQTLACDVEAIASDNQKWTQEDKLLLESQLILATAEPLCLDPSISVACTANRMLYNKQKLNTLPMKRSFKRFSSASLNRQLELYHCSPPPELRVLASCKKIRESKTGEHYGLKNFKAGNRVDTWKQRPCDLAVPSEVDVEKYAKSKKPVTHDDSQPAVRPAHEVQDGSVFGYEAAPQSQATKLTVRQPIDNSLSLGKRSGKEAPWERGLFPPHSPEDGHSKSFVSGLKTDARRVFIGLEELVQESAQCPGQMSPGSGGSAGLRQPSPRKEAEQPKTGWVQSSVLGRGAKPPPPPTRVPWHPGKSSWGDRFTSLQAGSSPASLSPAPAPEPPSKSSVELNGVISLPAATPSQRRIPAAAAAAQAAAAAGMAAPCAGLSVTRVAGPGRGGQASGSSSATGATEPAGIPPGHLPPRAGSPSAPRAAPPPRQVQLLLQGARGLRPLALVQLPRGSVLWNSQRGAQQPPPQRLYQLIPERPGQHPSAAGPPLPASQGPRAQSSVGPNTALPAPRAVVLERSRPQGFLQPQALVLSQPGSGQSPPRPNRPQQRARRAAALQLHWRVVQCQVAAATVMATAATPTAPAAPAAQPSPGQQTAGQSQGAVNRGPPGSPKS, from the coding sequence ATGCAGCAAGCTGTAGAAGGAGCTTTGGATCGTGCGGAGTACATCATTGAAAGTGCCCAACAGAGACCCCCGAAAAGGAAACACTCATCTAGTGGGCAAACATCTCTCTCGGAAAAACTTTATGACATTTACGttgaagaatgtgaaaaagagcCTGCCATTCCGGAGGAATTGCGAAGCAACGTGAACTTGTTAGAGAAGCTTGTTCGGAGAGAGTCGTTGCCGTGTTTGGTGGTCAACCTGTACCCAGGAAAGGAGGGCTATTCCCTGATGCTCAAGGGAAAAAATGGATCATTTTCGGAGAGCATTCGGCTGCCTTATGAGGAAGGGGAATTACTCGAATACTTGGACGCAGAAGAATTACCCCCTGTTTTGGTGGATCTCCTGGAAAAGTCTCAGGTTAACGTTTTTCACGATGGGTGTGTCATAGCTGAAATCCGGGACTACAGGCAGTCCAGTAACAGGGAACCTCCCGGTTACCAAAGCAGGCATATTCTCTTACGTCCCACGATGCAGACTTTAGCCTGTGATGTAGAGGCCATAGCCAGCGATAACCAGAAATGGACCCAAGAGGACAAACTTTTGCTTGAGAGCCAGCTGATCTTAGCCACAGCTGAACCACTGTGTCTAGACCCTTCCATATCAGTAGCCTGCACTGCCAACAGAATGCTCTATAACAAGCAAAAGCTGAACACTCTCCCCATGAAAAGGAGCTTCAAGAGGTTTTCTTCTGCGTCTCTGAATCGGCAGCTGGAGCTATATCATTGTTCACCTCCTCCAGAGCTAAGAGTACTGGCTTCTTGcaaaaaaataagggaaagtaAAACAGGTGAGCATTATggcctcaaaaattttaaagcaggaaATCGTGTAGATACATGGAAACAGAGACCCTGTGACTTGGCAGTACCTTCTGAAGTGGACGTGGAGAAATACGCTAAAAGTAAGAAGCCTGTCACACATGATGACTCACAGCCAGCGGTCCGGCCAGCCCATGAGGTACAAGATGGTTCTGTATTTGGATATGAGGCTGCCCCTCAGTCCCAGGCCACAAAGCTGACCGTCAGGCAGCCAATTGATAATTCCCTTTCCTTGGGAAAAAGGTCTGGTAAAGAAGCCCCATGGGAGAGAGGCCTGTTTCCCCCCCACTCCCCTGAAGATGGCCATTCCAAGAGTTTCGTGTCGGGTCTAAAGACTGATGCCAGGAGGGTGTTCATTGGGTTGGAGGAACTGGTCCAGGAGAGCGCCCAGTGTCCAGGCCAGATgtcacctggctctggtggctCAGCCGGTCTCAGGCAACCTTCTCCAAGGAAAGAAGCAGAACAGCCTAAGACTGGGTGGGTTCAGTCTTCAGTGCTGGGCAGGGGAGCCAAACCTCCACCTCCCCCCACGAGAGTTCCCTGGCACCCAGGAAAGAGCTCCTGGGGTGACCGTTTTACTTCGCTGCAGGCGGGTAGCTCTCCTGCGTCTctgtctccagcccctgctcctgaGCCACCGAGTAAATCCTCTGTGGAGCTGAATGGAGTTATTTCGCTTCCTGCCGCCACCCCATCACAGAGGAGGatccctgccgccgccgccgccgcccaagCCGCCGCAGCAGCCGGGATGGCGGCCCCCTGCGCCGGCCTGAGCGTCACCAGAGTGGCGGGCCCTGGTCGCGGAGGCCAGGCCTCGGGGAGCAGCTCCGCCACCGGGGCCACAGAGCCCGCAGGGATCCCGCCGGGCCACCTTCCTCCCCGAGCTGGGTCACCCAGTGCACCGCGGGCTGCTCCTCCTCCAAGGCAGGTTCAACTGCTTTTGCAAGGTGCTCGCGGCCTCAGGCCCTTGGCCCTGGTGCAGCTCCCCCGCGGTTCCGTGCTCTGGAACAGCCAGCGCGGGGCCCAGCAGCCGCCGCCCCAGCGGCTCTACCAGCTGATCCCAGAGCGGCCAGGGCAGCATCCCTCCGCCGCGGGTCCCCCGCTGCCAGCGTCACAGGGTCCGAGGGCACAGAGTTCGGTGGGTCCAAATACAGCCCTCCCTGCGCCGCGAGCCGTGGTCTTGGAGCGCAGCAGACCGCAGGGTTTCCTGCAGCCCCAGGCACTTGTGTTGTCTCAGCCGGGCTCCGGCCAGAGCCCCCCTAGGCCCAACCGCCCTCAGCAGAGGGCCCGGCGCGCCGCTGCTCTGCAGCTGCACTGGAGGGTCGTGCAGTGCCAGGTGGCTGCGGCCACGGTCATGGCCACGGCAGCCACGCCAACGGCCCCGGCGGCCCCGGCAGCTCAGCCCTCGCCCGGCCAGCAGACGGCCGGCCAGTCACAAGGTGCAGTGAATAGAGGCCCGCCAGGCTCTCCCAAGTCCTGA